A DNA window from Purpureocillium takamizusanense chromosome 9, complete sequence contains the following coding sequences:
- a CDS encoding uncharacterized protein (COG:S~EggNog:ENOG503NUFE), producing the protein MMTSTNKLVMMVDAVSPTPFALLRRAGHFQYRDTDRGLQEFSDYEDPVKALTEECLRVLKAISAANQSQASSAKHSTSLRDASWSRFEDMGFSTPLTEEDEDTDENGPSSRHPHAMRRTAASGTDLGRPTTPSWADFLSSGFVDDNGARSNLLLPPDKVLPPIETGIRQHSSSQSHRPRLESDRHLEPGELASITIIELDDAFWWVWMSSLAPEETAERKSAFGRCALIETRIFSARWIVMEEMVAGAAPEPQEGAYIAEKKIFFSWTKRSKTLRRKSIGKHALDQGDSNGRNFADSKTTLNGETHARVQAKAAQLRAMKDREQQAASQVTQRRGRTDAELLAEKTNSVFTLQPHIVGEASSAMKWVKKYDKGTIKDAYMANSNAGRGLTVSPGLSEHTNGASAANGLAANGSVSPGMNGRKPVEHVGPEVPAKDPAVATSTSSIRRDSVQSPPPEAKETPKQPTVEPIEQPNSPVPPPKDLTAPVVATVEADEHHVVPESPKSPKAMFQANKEKSGLRKLFARKQRASKLPDNAPADVNEMLRQSQQTPEPAVQQTPTPAATPSRSIDEEAAARSSVEPSTPAAPIPHELVTPPAHEPDVSKAAVQARSDGAAAEAQEEFSRFDQGPLADQPAFVPEDDEDDATPPPIARHPVRQASPAAPETPKEELSHSASPGVQGRWAQIRKNAAHRAATRPREDSTKVSPARAGDGGDDDTSGEETIESRVARIKARVAELTGNMEDSSAPQGAQNRR; encoded by the exons ATGATGACGAGCACCAACAAGTTGGTAATGATGGTCGACGCAGTGTCTCCTACTCCATTTGCCCTGCTTCGGCGTGCCGGGCATTTCCAATATCGTGACACGGATCGGGGGTTGCAAGAGTTCTCCGACTACGAAGACCCGGTCAAGGCTCTGACCGAGGAGTGCCTCCGAGTTCTAAAGGCCATCTCGGCCGCGAACCAGTCGCAGGCGTCTAGCGCCAAGCATTCGACCAGCCTGCGAGACGCATCCTGGTCGCGTTTCGAGGACATGGGCTTCAGCACCCCTCTcacggaggaggatgaggacaCCGACGAAAATGGCCCATCATCGAGGCATCCTCATGCCATGCGCCGAACCGCTGCATCGGGCACCGacctcggccggccgacgacgccatcctgGGCCGACTTCCTGTCGTCAGGCTTTGTGGACGACAATGGGGCCCGCTCGAACTTGCTTCTGCCGCCGGACAAGGTCTTGCCGCCTATTGAGACGGGAATCCGACAGCACAGCTCGTCCCAGTCCCACAGACCACGACTTGAGTCGGACCGTCATCTCGAGCCCGGTGAGCTTGCTAGCATTACCATCATTGAACTCGATGACGCTTTCTGGTGGGTCTGGATGAGCAGTCTCGCTCCGGAGGAGACTGCGGAAAGGAAGTCTGCATTTGGCAGGTGCGCGTTGATCGAGACGAGGATCTTCAGCGCTCGCTGGATTGTCATGGAGGAGatggtcgccggcgcggcgcctgaACCGCAGGAAGGCGCCTACATCGCCGAGAAGAAGATTTTCTTCAGCTGGACGAAGCGAAGCAAGACCCTCCGACGCAAATCGATTGGGAAACACGCCCTGGACCAAGGCGACAGCAACGGCAGAAACTTTGCAGACAGCAAGACGACTCTCAACGGTGAAACCCACGCAAGAGTCCAGGCCAAGGCAGCTCAGCTTCGCGCTATGAAGGATAGGGAACAGCAAGCTGCTTCCCAGGTCACtcagcgccgcggccgcaccgATGCGGAGCTTTTGGCAGAGAAGACTAACAGTGTTTTCACACTCCAACCGCACATCGTTGGCGAAGCATCGTCTGCCATGAAATGGGTCAAGAAGTACGATAAGGGCACTATCAAGGATGCCTACATGGCCAACAGCAACGCCGGACGAGGGCTCACCGTTTCTCCTGGCCTCTCGGAGCATACCAacggcgcctccgccgccaacggcttGGCTGCCAATGGTTCAGTTTCACCGGGCATGAATGGTCGCAAGCCTGTCGAACACGTCGGCCCGGAGGTGCCTGCCAAAGACCCAGCAGTGGCTACTTCGACGTCCTCGATCCGCCGAGACTCGGTCCAGTCGCCGCCTCCAGAGGCAAAGGAGACACCTAAGCAGCCGACGGTCGAGCCTATCGAGCAACCGAATAGCCCCGTGCCGCCACCCAAAGACTTGACGGCTCCCGTTGTAGCGacggtcgaggcggacgagcaTCATGTCGTGCCAGAGAGCCCGAAATCGCCAAAGGCCATGTTCCAGGCCAATAAGGAGAAGTCTGGGCTGCGGAAGCTGTTCGCCCGGAAGCAGCGGGCATCCAAGCTACCAGACAACGCTCCCGCCGACGTGAATGAGATGCTGCGACAAAGTCAACAAACTCCAGAGCCTGCTGTGCAGCAGACGCCAACCCCAGCGGCTACACCGTCGCGATCCATCGATGAGGAGGCAGCCGCGCGGAGCTCGGTTGAACCGTCCACCCCAGCGGCACCTATCCCTCACGAGCTGGTGACCCCTCCGGCTCATGAGCCTGATGTGTCCAAAGCGGCTGTGCAGGCGCGGtcggacggcgccgccgccgaggcacaAGAGGAGTTCTCTCGCTTCGACCAAGGACCTTTAGCCGACCAGCCTGCATTTgtgcccgaggacgacgaggacgacgccacACCTCCCCCAATCGCGCGTCATCCTGTCCGTCAAGCATCGCCCGCTGCGCCAGAGACGCCAAAAGAGGAGCTTAGCCACAGTGCTAGCCCTGGCGTACAGGGCCGATGGGCTCAGATCCGGAAGAACGCGGCGCACAGGGCAGCGACACGCCCCAGGGAAGACAGTACGAAAGTCAGCCCCGCCCgagccggcgatggcggcgacgacgatacaAGTGGAGAAGAGA CAATCGAGTCGAGAGTCGCTCGCATCAAGGCTCGAGTTGCCGAACTGACGGGCAATATGGAAGACAGCAGTGCGCCCCAGGGAGCACAGAACCGCCGTTAG
- a CDS encoding uncharacterized protein (COG:S~EggNog:ENOG503NYP3~TransMembrane:2 (i302-331o343-364i)), which yields MAPLCADPRQVVISLNPARRQALLRLVDEIVDYMISQIETSADDLGALAPADIDDSDEHATSRHTKVSKDDDDDGRGSWQAAWQDDWDSPADAQRQKKEQKLTQQTQQQQKPSETESRQAQRVQRAAVKHIKDWRDEFRPKIADIVRVEDSDKIRAERQKRRDAMDKKRLDTPEHGEDLISFGGGGGQLTRADADDDVASLQALYHPIPTRLTTIPPEDRREALSCVLLLLLSTGKYSAHSRALVLYLASALELSQAFVNGQEAEIAHSLMENSTADKGRKETMSAEAEAAKRRQENKVSRFWKVGLASVAGAAVIGVTGGLAAPLVAGAIGGIMGGVGLGGVASFLGIFWMNGALVGALFGAYGAKMTGEMMDNYAKEVEDFRFIPLAEEWGEDCKPPPPASSSSSGDDGTRHRQTQQKQQDQRRLRVTIGINGWLNSEADVTRPWRVLGNDSSEVFALRYEMKTLLALGTALRDLVGSFAWKAFKAEVIKRTVLATLWAALWPIQVLAAASNVDNPFSRASNRSRKAGRLLADALANRVQGERPVTLVGYSLGAAAIHACLRDLAERHAFGLVADVVLIGAPAPSEPAHWRSLRPVVSGRIFNVYSENDMVLGFLYRMHSLALGVAGLQPIRGVRGLDNVDLSERVSGHLRYPDLTGEILRMCGFVGVRAARDIEKDDVIRMKDQAAEGNLVDFDDAPPPPPSSSAKRKESKVANDLHGLTISPPALSPSRDPDSPIPRRPVGASAASSSSKNDPPSEPQRPPSEAFNATPPPAALPTRRSNPQPKDDDFFATEPRLARRPVGAPPKQKTRQMTPDSTDPEDSDDDRPAGGITMVDMDDDDED from the exons ATGGCTCCGCTCTGCGCCGACCCGCGCCAGGTCGTCATCTCCCTCAACCCGGCCCGCCGGCAGGCCCTCCTGCGCCTCGTGGATGAGATTGTCGACTATATGATCTCGCAGATCGAGACCTCTGCCGATGACCTCGGGGCTCTCGCGCCGGCAGACATtgacgactcggacgagcACGCAACCAGCCGCCACACCAAGGTTTCcaaggatgatgatgacgacggcagaGGCTCATGGCAGGCTGCGTGGCAGGACGACTGGGACTCGCCGGCTGACGCCCAGAGGCAGAAGAAGGAACAGAAACTGACGCAGCAAACTCAGCAGCAACAGAAGCCCAGCGAAACAGAGTCTCGCCAGGCGCAACGCGTCCAGCGGGCCGCCGTCAAGCACATCAAGGATTGGAGGGACGAGTTCCGCCCCAAGATCGCTGACATTGTGCGCGTCGAGGACAGCGACAAGATCCGCGCCGAGCGGCAgaagcgccgcgacgccatggacaagAAGAGGCTCGACACGCccgagcacggcgaggacCTCATCAGcttcggtggcggcggcgggcagctcacccgcgccgacgccgacgacgacgtcgcctcgCTGCAGGCCCTCTACCACCCCATCCCCACgcgcctcaccaccatcccGCCCGAGGaccgccgcgaggccctcAGCtgcgtcctgctgctgctgctctccacGGGCAAGTACTCGGCGCACTCGCGCGCCCTGGTCCTCTACCTCGCCTCCGCCCTGGAGCTGTCCCAGGCCTTTGTCAACGGCCAGGAGGCCGAGATTGCGCACTCGCTCATGGAGAACTCGACGGCCGACAAGGGCCGCAAGGAGACCAtgtcggccgaggccgaggccgccaagcgcAGGCAGGAGAACAAGGTGAGCCGCTTCTGGAAGGTCGGCCTGGCCTcggtggccggcgccgccgtcatcggcgtcacgggcgggctcgcggcgccccttgtcgccggcgccattggcggcatcatgggcggcgtgggactgggcggcgtggcgagcTTCCTCGGCATCTTTTGGATGAATGGTGCGCTGGTTGGCGCGCTCTTTGGCGCCTACGGGGCCAAGATGACG GGTGAGATGATGGACAACTACGCCAAAGAGGTCGAGGACTTCCGCTTCATCCCCCTCGCCGAGGAATGGGGCGAGGACTGCAAACCACctccgccggcatcgtcttcgtcgtcaggGGATGACGGGACTCGGCATCGGCAGACTcagcagaagcagcaagATCAGCGGCGTCTGCGCGTCACCATCGGCATCAACGGCTGGCTCAActccgaggccgacgtgACCCGGCCGTGGCGCGTGCTGGGCAACGACTCGTCCGAGGTGTTCGCGCTCCGGTACGAGATGAAGACGCTCCTGGCGCTGGGGACGGCGCTCCGGGACCTGGTCGGGTCGTTTGCATGGAAGGCCTTCAAGGCCGAGGTGATTAAGCGCACCGTCCTGGCCACGCTCTGGGCCGCCCTCTGGCCCATCCAGGtgctcgccgctgcctctAACGTCGACAACCCCTTTAGCCGCGCCAGCAACCGCTCCCGcaaggccggccgcctcctcgccgacgccctcgccaaccGCGTCCAGGGCGAGCGCCCCGTCACCCTCGTCGGCTActcgctcggcgccgccgccatacacgcctgcctgcgcgacctcgccgagcgccacgcctttggcctcgtcgccgacgtcgtcctcatcggggcgcccgccccctccgaGCCCGCCCACTGGCGCTCCCTCcggcccgtcgtctcggGCCGCATCTTCAACGTCTACTCGGAGAATGACATGGTCCTCGGCTTCCTCTACCGCATGCacagcctcgccctcggcgtcgccggcctgcagccCATCCGCGGCGtccgcggcctcgacaacgTCGACCTCAGCGAGCGCGTCAGCGGCCACCTGCGCTACCCGGACCTCACCGGCGAGATCCTCCGCATGtgcggcttcgtcggcgtccgcgccgcccgcgacatCGAAAAGGACGACGTCATCCGCATGAAggaccaggccgccgagggcaacctcgtcgactttgacgacgcgccaccgccaccgccctcgtcctccgccaAACGAAAGGAGAGCAAGGTGGCCAACGACCTCCACGGCCTCACCATCTCGCCCCCGGccctctcgccgtcgcgcgacCCCGACTCGCCCATCCCTAGACGCCCCGTCGGcgcatccgccgcctcctcctcttccaaAAACGACCCCCCGTCAGAGCCTCAGCGCCCTCCGTCCGAGGCCTTCAACGCCACGCCTCCTCCTGCCGCTTTGCCCACAAGGCGCTCGAATCCGCAGCCCAAGGACGATGACTTCTTCGCCACAGAGCCTCGCCTGGCCAGGCGCCCCGTTGGAGCACCGCCCAAGCAAAAGACGCGCCAAATGACACCCGACTCGACCGACCCCGAGGACTCGGACGATGACAGGCCGGCGGGTGGCATCACCATggtggacatggacgacgacgacgaggactaG
- a CDS encoding uncharacterized protein (EggNog:ENOG503NZHE~COG:C) — protein MRSFLSLRQTRAAFHQIQRANMTITQLPKRIRAVLQPDPKTDALVLGETDLPVPKPGDTEEHLVQIKGTAPCLSELSWERNFPDVFDTGRERVPGTEGAGIVVTSPAGSPFKPGDEVYFRNNANRRGCLSDYTLITKSSLALKPKTQSWVEASCTPLSSLTAYQALFEHGGLDPRAISTQDADPKAREANAKRRVLITAAGGSVGGWAVTLASAAGAGAVIAVSGPHGKDEVLKAGATEIVDYTQQSVDQWAAQDPSRQCDLVFDCVGGSSLAGCWAAVKDGGILLSVSDSPDRVRPESAADKKPVVAKWFLVDPRGSDLSEITKIVDAGMGKPQIDSAVPFEDFQKAYEKVDGRKARGKVVIKVTDTE, from the coding sequence ATGCGATCCTTCCTCTCCCTCAGACAGACCCGAGCCGCCTTCCACCAGATCCAACGCGCCAACATGACCATCACCCAGCTGCCCAAGCGGatccgcgccgtcctgcagccGGACCCCAAGaccgacgccctcgtcctcggcgagacGGACCTGCCCGTGCCCAAGCCGGGCGACACCGAGGAGCACCTCGTCCAGATCAAGGGCACGGCCCCCTGCCTCAGCGAGCTGTCGTGGGAGCGCAACTTCCCCGACGTCTTCGACacgggccgcgagcgcgtccccggcaccgagggcgccggcatcgtcgtcacctcacccgccggctcgcccttcaagcccggcgacgaggtctACTTCCGCAACAACGCCAAccgccgcggctgcctcAGCGACTACACCCTCATCACCAAGAGCAGCCTGGCCCTCAAGCCCAAGACCCAGTCCTGGGTCGAGGCGTCGTGCACGCCCCTCAGCTCCCTGACCGCCTACCAGGCCCTGTTTGAGCACGGCGGGCTCGACCCCCGCGCCATCTCCACGCAGGACGCCGACCCcaaggcccgcgaggccaacgccaagcgccgcgtcctcatcaccgccgccggcggcagcgttggcggctgggccgtcaccctcgcctcggccgccggcgccggcgccgtcatcgccgtctccggcccgcacggcaaggacgaggtgctcaaggccggcgccaccgagATCGTCGACTACACCCAACAGTCGGTCGATCAGTGGGCCGCCCAGGACCCCTCGCGCCAGTGCGACCTGGTCTTCGACTGCGTCGGCGGGAGCTCCCTcgccggctgctgggcggccgtcaaggacggtGGCATCCTGCTCAGCGTCTCCGACTCGCCCGACCGCGTCCGGCCcgagtcggccgccgacaagaagcccgtcgtcgccaagtggttcctcgtcgacccccGCGGCAGCGACCTGAGCGAGATCACCAAAattgtcgacgccggcatGGGCAAACCCCAGATTGACAGCGCCGTCCCTTTCGAAGACTTTCAGAAGGCATACGAGAAGGTCGACGGGCGCAAGGCCAGGGGCAAGGTGGTGATTAAGGTGACGGACACGGAGTAA
- a CDS encoding uncharacterized protein (EggNog:ENOG503P95C~COG:U) has product MDAHALLTSQGWRGKGHSLHKTDDAIGLAKPLLLSRKDDTRGLGTKQHFTSDQWWMNAFDEQLKGLDTSKDGKVLQTVTTGKLNSIEKGSLGRWYLYASFVKGGFLEGTVRNEEDKDSSSSTDSDDLTPKTDDDPAPKKETKEERGARKEAKRKRKEERAKARAARRERKAAKASRSASSSDADDEKRRRRAKKEEKRRKRKEKESKS; this is encoded by the coding sequence ATggacgcccacgccctcctCACCTCGCAGGGCTggcgcggcaagggccacTCCCTCCACAagaccgacgacgccatcggcctGGCCAAGCCCCTGCTGCTCTCTCGCAAGGACGACAcgcgcggcctcggcaccAAGCAACACTTCACCAGCGACCAGTGGTGGATGAACGCCTTTgacgagcagctcaaggGCCTCGACACCTCCAAGGACGGAAAGGTGCTGCAGACGGTCACAACGGGCAAGCTCAACTCCATCGAAAAGGGCTCGCTCGGGCGCTGGTACCTATACGCCTCGTTCGTGAAGGGGGGCTTCCTGGAGGGGACGGTGCGTaacgaggaggacaaggactcgtcctcatcgacggactcggacgacttgacgcccaagacggacgacgaccccgCGCCGAAAAAAGAAACCAAGGAAGAGCGAGGGGCGAGAAAAGAGGCCAAGAGGAAACGCAAGGAGGAGCGCGCAAAGGCTagggcggcgcgtcgcgagcgcaaggccgccaaggccagcAGGTCTGCCTCGAGTTCagacgctgacgacgagaagcggaggcggcgcgccaagaaggaggaaaAACGGCGCAAGAGAAAAGAGAAGGAATCCAAGTCATGA
- the THG1 gene encoding tRNA(His) guanylyltransferase (COG:H~BUSCO:EOG09264G0H~EggNog:ENOG503NXAV): MANSKFEYVRNFEQPDSLLPNTWIVVRIDGRGFTKMCAKYGFEKPNDRRALDLMNAAAKAVVADLPEITIGYGISDEYSFVFHKSCSLFERRASKLVSTIVSTFTANYVYSWPTYFPDAPLTYPLPTFDGRAVVYPGVQNLRDYLSWRQVDCHINNLYNTTFWALIQLGGLDNKEAEKTLAGTLASDKNEILFSRFHINYNNEPEIYKKGSVVFRDYELVDADSNQVAQEMDNLAEPVQQSKTQADKDKKRRSKARVVVEHLDIIKDDFWDRRPWILSGKPGKAPKET, encoded by the exons ATGGCAAACTCAAA ATTCGAATATGTGCGCAACTTTGAGCAGCCCGACTCACTGCTGCCGAATACATGGATCGTCGTGCGCATCGATGGCCGGGGCTTCACAAA AATGTGTGCCAAGTATGGCTTCGAAAAGCCCAACGACCGGAGGGCTTTAGATCTTATGAatgcggcggccaaggctgTCGTCGCAGACTTACCCGAGATCACCATCGGATACGGCATCAGCGACGAATACAG TTTTGTATTCCATAAATCTTGCAGTCTGTTTGAGCGGCGAGCCAG CAAACTCGTCAGCACCATCGTTTCCACCTTCACCGCCAACTACGTCTACTCCTGGCCAACGTACTTTCCCGATGCTCCCCTCACATACCCGCTCCCTACCTTTGATGGACGCGCAGTGGTTTACCCCGGCGTCCAGAATCTGCGGGACTACCTGAGCTGGCGGCAGGTAGATT GTCACATCAACAATCTTTACAATACCACTTTTTGGGCTCTGATACAGCTCGGTGGCTTAGACAATAAAGAGGCTGAGAAGACGCTGGCG GGCACTCTGGCCTCCGACAAGAACGAGATTTTGTTTTCGCGCTTCCACATCAACTACAACAACGAGCCGGAGATTTACAAAAAGggcagcgtcgtcttccGAGAT tacgagctcgtcgacgcggacaGCAATCAAGTAGCGCAGGAAATGGACAACCTGGCCGAGCCCGTGCAGCAGTCCAAGACgcaggccgacaaggacaagaagcggCGCTCCAAGGCGCGGGTCGTGGTGGAGCATCTAGACATCATTAAAGACGACTTTTGGGACCGACGGCCGTGGATATTGTCGGGCAAGCCAGGCAAGGCCCCGAAAGAAACGTGA